From the Stigmatella erecta genome, one window contains:
- a CDS encoding immunoglobulin-like domain-containing protein codes for MPAAAQTRSPWQMHHGLEVSASNPQGLREFSCAPTHHGDSCEYEEATIPPGEDGGWATAPNPDTIGFSIPSRICLAPVVCLAYGDFTYFQTFVDVPANVAVNEFTISFQGMDDGSRVTLFNSAHPDGLVIPGSYVYLRGSGTANLGTYVKAGERNRVVVTQVDDCCSDNTLQKAEVVLNGQVVETPSGSCRGPSDCDDGDACTTDVCRPDGTCEHPLLVCAGGAFCGQNPGGGDGEEEEEGDGDGGVIIGLHGQSPATCPADLTDLTMSVQGTLDMVLECGQDTWKDPGARAWDASCNALQVHAFNTGSDAYGPGPNPCAEGTYSVQYVAWDAQGRTTSSVRTVKVEDTTPPTFRLKGPPHMTHTCGSQWVDPGWEAIDACYGNISPEVHWSGFPNAWAEGSYTVVYTLTDSGGNKAPPLSRTVDVVDCPW; via the coding sequence ATGCCTGCCGCCGCGCAGACCCGCTCGCCGTGGCAGATGCACCACGGGTTGGAGGTCTCCGCCTCCAACCCTCAGGGCCTGCGGGAGTTCTCGTGCGCGCCCACGCACCACGGAGACAGCTGTGAATACGAGGAGGCCACCATTCCCCCCGGGGAGGACGGGGGCTGGGCCACCGCGCCCAACCCAGACACGATTGGCTTCTCCATTCCCTCACGCATCTGCCTGGCGCCGGTGGTGTGTTTGGCCTATGGGGACTTCACCTATTTCCAGACGTTCGTGGATGTGCCCGCCAACGTGGCGGTGAACGAGTTCACCATCTCCTTCCAGGGCATGGACGATGGCTCGCGGGTGACGCTCTTCAACTCCGCGCACCCGGACGGGCTCGTCATCCCCGGCAGCTACGTGTACCTGCGCGGCTCGGGCACGGCGAACCTGGGCACCTATGTGAAGGCGGGCGAGCGCAACCGCGTCGTGGTCACCCAGGTGGATGACTGCTGCTCGGACAACACGCTGCAGAAGGCGGAGGTGGTGCTCAACGGCCAGGTGGTCGAGACGCCCTCCGGCAGCTGCCGGGGCCCCAGCGACTGCGACGATGGGGACGCCTGCACCACGGACGTGTGCAGGCCCGACGGGACGTGCGAGCACCCGCTGCTGGTCTGCGCCGGCGGCGCGTTCTGCGGCCAGAACCCCGGCGGAGGCGACGGTGAGGAGGAAGAGGAGGGCGATGGCGACGGCGGCGTCATCATCGGCCTCCATGGCCAGAGCCCGGCCACCTGCCCGGCGGACCTCACGGACCTGACGATGTCGGTGCAGGGCACGCTCGACATGGTGCTCGAGTGCGGCCAGGACACCTGGAAGGATCCCGGCGCCCGCGCGTGGGACGCCTCGTGCAACGCCTTGCAGGTGCACGCCTTCAACACGGGCAGCGACGCGTACGGCCCGGGCCCCAACCCGTGCGCCGAGGGCACCTACTCGGTGCAGTACGTCGCCTGGGATGCGCAGGGCCGCACCACCAGCTCCGTGCGCACGGTGAAGGTGGAGGACACCACGCCGCCCACCTTCCGGCTCAAGGGCCCTCCGCACATGACGCACACCTGCGGCTCGCAGTGGGTGGATCCGGGTTGGGAGGCCATTGACGCCTGCTACGGCAACATCTCGCCCGAGGTGCACTGGTCGGGCTTCCCCAACGCCTGGGCCGAGGGCTCGTACACCGTGGTCTACACGCTCACCGACAGCGGGGGGAACAAGGCCCCCCCGCTGTCGCGCACCGTGGACGTGGTGGACTGCCCCTGGTAG
- a CDS encoding sugar phosphate isomerase/epimerase family protein, whose translation MRLSLASTAYMDLPLGEALSRVKALGLECIDLAVDSSSRMLQLEDLLQPTRRAEIQRQLAEAGLSISAISNHADGQLLLGPLHEVTDGIYKGTPAEKRAYAIRRMQDCARAADALGVRLVAGFIGCPDYARWFRWPGQEDGWAPQFAQCAEVMGQVLPVYREYGVRFAHELHPKQLVYETESAARSLEVLGEFAEWGFNVDTGNLALAGVDAVDFIRQFGGRIWHVHAKDAEVLRPVTRRHFLSHNRYYSQAERNFRFRIPGWGQLDWRRILTELHLAGYTGDVAVENEDNTLGRWEGCRLALDFIRPLLLHTPRQERWW comes from the coding sequence ATGCGGCTGAGCCTCGCGTCCACGGCCTACATGGACCTGCCGCTCGGGGAGGCCCTCTCCCGGGTGAAGGCGCTGGGGCTGGAGTGCATCGACCTGGCGGTCGACTCCTCCTCGCGCATGCTCCAGCTGGAGGACCTGCTGCAGCCCACCCGGCGGGCGGAGATCCAGCGGCAGCTCGCGGAGGCGGGCCTGTCCATCTCGGCGATCAGCAACCACGCGGATGGGCAGCTCCTGCTGGGGCCGCTGCACGAGGTGACGGACGGCATCTACAAGGGCACCCCGGCGGAGAAGCGGGCCTATGCCATCCGGCGCATGCAGGACTGCGCCCGGGCGGCGGACGCGCTGGGGGTGCGCCTGGTGGCGGGCTTCATCGGCTGTCCGGACTACGCGCGCTGGTTCCGCTGGCCCGGGCAGGAGGACGGGTGGGCGCCCCAGTTCGCCCAGTGTGCGGAGGTGATGGGCCAGGTGCTGCCCGTGTACCGCGAGTATGGGGTGCGCTTCGCGCACGAGCTGCACCCCAAGCAGCTCGTGTACGAGACGGAGAGCGCCGCGCGGAGCCTGGAGGTGCTGGGCGAGTTCGCCGAGTGGGGCTTCAACGTGGACACCGGCAACCTGGCCCTGGCCGGGGTGGACGCCGTGGACTTCATCCGCCAGTTCGGTGGCCGCATCTGGCACGTCCACGCCAAGGACGCCGAGGTGCTGCGCCCGGTGACGCGGCGGCACTTCCTCTCGCACAACCGCTACTACTCGCAAGCCGAGCGCAACTTCCGCTTCCGGATTCCCGGCTGGGGCCAGCTCGACTGGCGCCGCATCCTCACCGAGCTGCACCTGGCGGGCTACACCGGGGATGTCGCCGTGGAGAACGAGGACAACACCCTCGGCCGCTGGGAAGGCTGCCGCCTGGCGCTCGACTTCATCCGGCCCCTGCTGCTCCACACCCCCCGGCAGGAGCGCTGGTGGTGA
- the rho gene encoding transcription termination factor Rho, which translates to MSETPDNNDPRNPLRPAEAARPEPSAPDHDGGDGDGGDDGEGDEGPDEGDASSTPGQAGPGGPPGPGGGRRRRRRRRRRGAQVLFTPEGQAYRMQPGQDGQMVQVFLTPQELQQYQQRLAQQQQQPPAQPAPPPQGHGQPPPGQHGHHSPRQQHHGGSQGHAAPQQHLAPVEGVLDTEAKGPNAFLRQLKKNLLPSPDDAELPKNLVQKLRLRQGQYVTAFAQMRGTKGLIQRVDTVDGRPLDGAPRLPHFADLTSVDPIERIKLENGHKEMVTRVMDLIAPIGKGQRALIVAPPKTGKTIMLQRVAQAVLANHPEMHVMVLLIDERPEEVTDMRRSIKAEVLASSSDRPTGDHLKVAELALERARRLVESGKDVLILLDSITRLARAYNKEVDSSGRTLTGGVDSRALERPKRIFGAARATEEAGTLTIIGTALIDTGSRMDEVIFEEFKGTGNSEVTLDRLLAEKRVFPAINIAQSGTRKEEKLFTLKEYEKIRKLRQMLFSVKPVEAMEALIKRLSRYTYNDEFFDEL; encoded by the coding sequence ATGAGCGAAACCCCTGACAACAACGATCCCCGCAATCCCCTCCGTCCCGCCGAGGCCGCCCGGCCCGAGCCGTCCGCCCCGGACCATGACGGGGGCGATGGCGATGGCGGTGATGACGGCGAGGGGGATGAGGGGCCCGATGAGGGCGATGCCTCGTCCACGCCGGGCCAGGCCGGCCCCGGCGGGCCTCCGGGCCCTGGCGGGGGCCGCCGCCGCCGCCGCCGCCGCCGCCGCCGGGGCGCGCAGGTGCTCTTCACCCCGGAGGGCCAGGCCTACCGCATGCAGCCCGGGCAGGACGGGCAGATGGTGCAGGTGTTCCTCACCCCGCAGGAGCTCCAGCAGTACCAGCAGCGCCTGGCCCAGCAACAGCAGCAGCCGCCCGCGCAGCCCGCTCCGCCGCCCCAGGGCCACGGCCAGCCGCCCCCCGGGCAGCACGGCCACCACAGCCCCCGGCAGCAGCACCACGGCGGCTCGCAGGGCCACGCCGCGCCCCAGCAGCACCTGGCCCCCGTGGAGGGCGTGCTCGACACCGAGGCCAAGGGGCCCAACGCCTTCCTGCGTCAGCTGAAGAAGAACCTGCTGCCCTCGCCGGATGACGCGGAGCTGCCCAAGAACCTGGTGCAGAAGCTGCGGCTGCGCCAGGGCCAGTACGTCACCGCGTTCGCGCAGATGCGGGGCACCAAGGGCCTCATCCAGCGCGTGGACACCGTGGATGGCCGCCCGCTGGACGGGGCGCCCCGGCTGCCCCACTTCGCGGACCTCACCTCGGTGGACCCCATTGAGCGCATCAAGCTGGAGAACGGCCACAAGGAGATGGTCACCCGGGTGATGGACCTGATTGCCCCCATCGGCAAGGGGCAGCGCGCGCTCATCGTCGCGCCGCCCAAGACGGGCAAGACCATCATGCTCCAGCGCGTCGCCCAGGCGGTGCTCGCCAACCACCCGGAAATGCATGTCATGGTGCTGCTCATCGACGAGCGCCCCGAGGAAGTCACCGACATGCGCCGCAGCATCAAGGCGGAGGTGCTCGCCTCGAGCTCGGACCGGCCCACGGGAGACCACCTCAAGGTGGCGGAGCTCGCGCTGGAGCGCGCGCGAAGGCTCGTGGAGAGCGGCAAGGACGTGCTCATCCTCCTGGACTCCATCACCCGGCTGGCGCGCGCCTACAACAAGGAAGTGGACAGCTCGGGCCGCACCCTCACCGGCGGCGTGGACAGCCGCGCGCTGGAGCGCCCCAAGCGGATCTTCGGCGCCGCGCGCGCCACGGAAGAGGCCGGCACGCTCACCATCATCGGCACGGCGCTCATCGACACCGGCAGCCGCATGGACGAGGTGATTTTCGAGGAGTTCAAGGGCACCGGTAACTCCGAGGTGACGCTGGACCGGCTGCTCGCCGAGAAGCGCGTCTTCCCCGCCATCAACATCGCCCAGTCCGGCACGCGCAAGGAGGAGAAGCTCTTCACCCTCAAGGAGTACGAGAAGATCCGCAAGCTGCGGCAGATGCTCTTCTCGGTGAAGCCCGTGGAGGCCATGGAGGCGCTCATCAAGCGCCTGAGCCGCTACACCTACAACGACGAGTTCTTCGACGAGTTGTAG
- a CDS encoding DUF2285 domain-containing protein encodes MDPSLDAWSTSVFWAHGALPRLNARILTGPARARGFLLERLRCQKGLLLGPEGGTLMLTGNGETVALGCEGEVEALLAPGAAFVLWVPGPQDLDGAISALADVRTLLGEALPEPLPRSKQLQNYLTALDAARAGASYRDIALLLYGEAATAKHWKDPARHMKDAVRYAVRRGGELVEGGYRRLLMKQLTGTV; translated from the coding sequence GTGGACCCCTCGCTCGATGCCTGGTCCACCTCCGTGTTCTGGGCCCACGGCGCGCTGCCCCGGTTGAACGCCCGCATCCTCACGGGCCCCGCCCGCGCCCGCGGCTTCTTGCTGGAGCGCCTGCGGTGCCAGAAGGGCCTGCTGCTGGGCCCCGAGGGCGGCACCCTGATGCTCACGGGCAACGGGGAGACGGTGGCGCTGGGGTGCGAGGGCGAGGTGGAGGCCCTGCTCGCGCCCGGGGCCGCCTTCGTCCTCTGGGTGCCCGGGCCGCAGGATCTCGACGGGGCCATCTCCGCCCTGGCTGACGTCCGGACCCTGCTGGGGGAGGCGCTGCCGGAGCCGCTGCCCCGCTCCAAGCAGCTCCAGAACTACCTGACGGCGCTCGATGCGGCGCGCGCGGGCGCCTCGTACCGGGACATCGCCCTGCTCCTGTATGGCGAGGCGGCCACCGCCAAGCACTGGAAGGATCCCGCCCGGCACATGAAGGACGCCGTCCGCTACGCCGTCCGGCGAGGAGGCGAGCTCGTGGAGGGCGGCTACCGCCGGCTGCTGATGAAGCAACTGACGGGGACGGTGTAG
- a CDS encoding 3-dehydroquinate synthase — protein sequence MPSIGSTASPTPDVKSPHHGSLLIEGAPAGYRVTVHREDRYGIHVGRGTLARLDALLGPVMAANDADSAVVITDHHVGPLYAELVMKRISATGARVQSIHLPAGETSKSVAQAQRLWDELRAKSVRRRTFLVALGGGVLCDLVGFVATTYLRGIPYANVATSLMGQVDGAIGGKVGVDHSTGKNLIGGFYHPDLVVIDPSCLATLPLAEIINGLAEVVKVALIGTPGLFEHLERLPMQGTWAVDQPAPGPFIESLEPIIHAAIGKKLELLAPDPFEQDLRRLLNLGHSVGHGLEAATNYVRYRHGEAVAIGTATVTGISVGMGLASPDTLRRVLRLLRKLRLPVTVPDELREVVWHHLETARLVRNGRLLLVMPTAIDHCTIIDDITRGQYDAACQLVAKEAPACG from the coding sequence ATGCCTTCCATTGGATCCACAGCCAGCCCTACCCCTGACGTGAAGTCCCCTCACCATGGCTCGCTCCTCATCGAGGGCGCGCCCGCGGGCTACCGCGTCACGGTGCACCGGGAGGACCGCTACGGCATTCACGTGGGCCGGGGCACCCTGGCCCGGCTCGACGCGCTCCTGGGCCCGGTGATGGCGGCCAACGACGCGGACTCCGCCGTCGTCATCACCGACCACCACGTGGGCCCGCTGTACGCGGAGCTGGTGATGAAGCGCATCAGCGCCACGGGCGCGCGCGTGCAGAGCATCCACCTGCCCGCGGGCGAGACGTCGAAGTCCGTGGCGCAGGCGCAGCGGCTCTGGGACGAGCTGCGCGCCAAGAGCGTGCGCCGCCGCACCTTCCTCGTGGCCCTCGGCGGGGGCGTGCTGTGCGATCTCGTGGGCTTCGTGGCCACCACCTACTTGCGGGGCATTCCGTACGCCAACGTGGCCACGTCCTTGATGGGCCAGGTGGACGGGGCCATCGGGGGCAAGGTCGGCGTGGACCACAGCACGGGCAAGAACCTCATCGGCGGCTTCTACCACCCGGACCTGGTCGTCATTGATCCGTCGTGTCTGGCCACCCTGCCCCTGGCGGAGATCATCAACGGCCTGGCCGAGGTGGTGAAGGTGGCCCTCATCGGCACCCCGGGCCTCTTCGAGCACCTGGAGCGGCTGCCCATGCAGGGCACCTGGGCGGTGGACCAGCCCGCCCCCGGGCCCTTCATCGAGAGCCTGGAGCCCATCATCCACGCGGCCATCGGCAAGAAGCTCGAGTTGCTCGCGCCGGACCCCTTCGAGCAGGACCTGCGCCGGCTGCTCAACCTCGGCCACAGCGTGGGCCACGGCCTGGAGGCCGCGACGAACTACGTGCGCTACCGGCACGGCGAGGCGGTGGCCATCGGCACCGCCACCGTCACCGGCATCTCCGTGGGCATGGGGCTCGCCTCGCCGGACACGCTGCGCCGCGTGCTGCGGCTGCTGCGCAAGCTGCGGCTGCCCGTCACCGTGCCGGACGAGCTGCGGGAGGTGGTGTGGCACCACCTGGAGACGGCCCGGCTGGTGCGCAACGGCCGGCTGCTGCTCGTCATGCCCACGGCGATCGACCACTGCACCATCATCGACGACATCACCCGGGGCCAGTACGACGCCGCGTGCCAGCTCGTCGCGAAGGAGGCCCCGGCATGCGGCTGA
- a CDS encoding aspartate aminotransferase family protein has translation MTVPPPFYYETGDIVLTEGAGVRVRTRDGREFLDCISGTFNLLLGHNHPEVMAAAKAQMDRLVHTGSSYLSEPVEQLAQALVGLAPANLSRVHLRSAGGSTANEGAIRIAQHVTGKRDVITMFRSHLGQTMATIGYSGFAFHRAPFPYVMPGALHVPEPSCSRCFYGQKAEHCELPCVSRIDDFIRYASSGSVACVLIEPIFGVGGNIVPPPRYFPELKRFCEERGIVLIFDEIQTGFGRTGEMFAANYFGVAPHMMTLSKGLTGSGFPLGAILTEERLMGMPRIHHGFTGGGNAVASAAAVKTVEIVSRPGFLPHVRQVGTRLREGLARLAPHYPFIGEVRGVGLMLGLEVVGPRGEPAPARALGLQASLMRQGLMTRVSEHGRGHVIEIRPALVITEKEVDELLARFGEACHALA, from the coding sequence ATGACGGTTCCGCCGCCCTTCTATTATGAGACCGGAGACATCGTGCTCACCGAGGGCGCCGGCGTGCGGGTGCGCACCCGGGACGGCCGCGAGTTCCTCGACTGCATCTCCGGCACCTTCAACCTGCTGCTGGGCCACAACCACCCCGAGGTGATGGCCGCCGCGAAGGCGCAGATGGACCGGCTGGTGCACACGGGCTCCTCCTACCTATCGGAGCCCGTCGAGCAGCTCGCCCAGGCGCTGGTGGGCTTGGCGCCCGCGAACCTCTCGCGCGTGCACCTGCGCAGCGCGGGGGGCTCCACCGCGAACGAGGGCGCCATCCGCATCGCCCAGCACGTCACCGGCAAGCGGGACGTCATCACCATGTTCCGCAGCCACCTGGGGCAGACCATGGCCACCATCGGGTACTCGGGCTTCGCCTTCCACCGGGCCCCGTTCCCCTACGTCATGCCGGGGGCGCTACACGTGCCGGAGCCCTCGTGCTCGCGGTGCTTTTACGGGCAAAAGGCGGAGCACTGCGAGCTGCCCTGCGTGTCTCGGATCGACGACTTCATCCGCTATGCCAGCTCGGGCAGCGTGGCCTGCGTGCTCATCGAGCCCATCTTCGGGGTGGGCGGCAACATCGTCCCCCCGCCGCGCTACTTCCCCGAGCTCAAGCGGTTCTGCGAGGAGCGCGGCATCGTCCTCATCTTCGATGAGATCCAGACGGGCTTCGGCCGCACGGGCGAGATGTTCGCGGCGAACTACTTCGGCGTCGCCCCGCACATGATGACGCTGTCCAAGGGGCTCACCGGGAGCGGCTTTCCGCTGGGCGCCATCCTCACCGAGGAGCGGTTGATGGGCATGCCGCGCATCCACCACGGCTTCACGGGGGGAGGCAACGCGGTGGCCTCGGCGGCGGCCGTGAAGACGGTGGAGATTGTCTCACGCCCGGGCTTCCTGCCCCATGTGCGGCAGGTGGGCACGCGCCTGCGCGAGGGGCTGGCCCGGCTCGCCCCGCACTACCCCTTCATCGGCGAGGTGCGCGGGGTGGGGCTCATGCTGGGACTGGAGGTGGTCGGCCCCCGGGGCGAGCCCGCACCGGCGCGCGCGCTGGGATTGCAGGCGTCCTTGATGCGCCAGGGGCTGATGACCCGCGTCTCCGAGCATGGGCGCGGCCACGTCATCGAGATCCGCCCGGCGCTCGTCATCACCGAGAAAGAGGTGGACGAGCTGCTCGCCCGCTTCGGAGAGGCCTGCCATGCCCTCGCGTGA
- a CDS encoding SDR family oxidoreductase: MRRALIIGSGFIGQHLGRALREAGLAATLCSRHRPEGLGEAAWLGLDASRPGAIAQAVAATGAQAVVLVHGPSDITGCEQAPEAAMALHAGIATRLCQEAPTARKLLISTDNVFDGQAPGYDESHAPCPANAYGRAKLAAEHVLRAADPGALIVRTSLVYGYEPRGPERGWRNFFMVVADTVRAGQPVQAPVDHWNTPILVEDAAAVLARLVPGSAAGLLHLAGPDRASRFEWGQLIARSLGADPGLVRPVERAAGRYACRPPNACLRSVRLHQLPELSGLSISGLATGAARLRPLLEVSPR; encoded by the coding sequence GTGAGACGGGCGCTCATCATCGGCAGCGGCTTCATCGGCCAGCACCTCGGGCGGGCCCTGCGGGAGGCGGGGCTCGCCGCCACCCTGTGCTCGCGCCACCGGCCCGAGGGGCTGGGGGAGGCGGCGTGGCTCGGCCTGGATGCCTCGCGGCCCGGGGCCATCGCCCAGGCGGTGGCCGCCACCGGGGCGCAGGCCGTGGTGCTCGTGCATGGGCCCTCGGACATCACCGGGTGCGAGCAGGCGCCCGAGGCGGCCATGGCCCTGCACGCGGGCATCGCCACGCGCCTGTGCCAGGAGGCCCCCACGGCCCGCAAGCTGCTCATCTCCACGGACAACGTCTTCGACGGCCAGGCCCCCGGCTACGACGAGTCCCATGCCCCCTGCCCCGCCAACGCCTATGGCCGGGCGAAGCTCGCCGCCGAGCACGTGCTGCGCGCGGCGGACCCGGGCGCCCTCATCGTCCGCACCAGCCTCGTCTACGGCTACGAGCCGCGCGGCCCGGAGCGCGGCTGGCGCAACTTCTTCATGGTGGTGGCGGACACCGTGCGCGCCGGGCAGCCCGTGCAGGCGCCCGTGGACCACTGGAACACGCCCATCCTCGTGGAGGACGCGGCGGCGGTGCTCGCGCGCCTGGTGCCGGGAAGCGCCGCGGGGCTGCTCCACCTGGCCGGCCCCGACCGGGCCTCGCGCTTCGAGTGGGGCCAGCTCATCGCCCGGAGCCTGGGCGCGGACCCGGGCCTCGTGCGGCCCGTGGAGCGCGCCGCCGGGCGCTACGCGTGCCGCCCCCCCAATGCCTGCCTGCGCAGCGTGCGGCTGCACCAGCTCCCGGAGCTCTCCGGGCTGAGCATCTCGGGCCTCGCCACCGGCGCGGCGCGCCTCCGCCCGCTGCTCGAAGTGTCCCCCCGTTGA
- a CDS encoding sugar phosphate nucleotidyltransferase: MEHLRAVLLAGGRGVRMGRLGHGRLKPLVPFGGQCHLIDFSLLNCRASGIEEVLLMSQHNEAPLLHYLLEHWHGQGLKIHFGPYQGVTRDTCEHVLATVHRPVEAGTADALRFNAPYIFGQGVRDVLVLHADHVYRFDYGPMLALHRERRAALTLGYQRIAREAVPLFGMVEFGGDGQLLRFVEKPSEPTADTVFTAVAIFSAEPLQRYLETLSRGPWQADISRDVIPAMLQAGERILGYRFDGYWEDIGTVARYLEAHRRLVAEPPTLSPAQMPHTLTPGGARHWVRHAGGLRHTLTGEDVRCEGQAERSVLFPGVVIGPRAVVRDSVVLPGARIDGDSLVEGSIVLDGEHVHGTHLQNRTE; this comes from the coding sequence ATGGAGCACTTGCGAGCGGTGTTACTGGCCGGCGGGCGCGGCGTGCGCATGGGCCGCCTGGGGCACGGCCGGCTCAAGCCGCTGGTGCCCTTCGGCGGCCAGTGCCACCTCATCGACTTCAGCCTCTTGAACTGCCGCGCCTCGGGCATCGAAGAGGTGCTGCTGATGTCCCAGCACAACGAGGCTCCGCTGCTGCACTACCTGCTGGAGCACTGGCACGGCCAGGGCTTGAAGATTCACTTTGGCCCCTACCAGGGCGTGACGCGGGACACGTGCGAGCACGTGCTCGCCACGGTGCACCGGCCCGTGGAGGCCGGCACGGCCGATGCCCTGCGCTTCAACGCGCCCTACATCTTCGGCCAGGGCGTGCGGGATGTGCTCGTGCTCCATGCCGACCACGTCTACCGGTTCGACTATGGGCCGATGCTGGCCCTGCACCGCGAGCGCCGCGCGGCGCTGACGCTCGGCTACCAGCGCATCGCGCGCGAGGCCGTGCCGCTCTTTGGCATGGTGGAGTTCGGCGGGGATGGCCAGTTGCTGCGCTTCGTGGAGAAGCCCTCCGAGCCCACCGCCGACACCGTCTTCACCGCGGTGGCCATCTTCTCCGCGGAGCCCTTGCAGCGGTACCTGGAGACGCTGTCGCGGGGCCCCTGGCAGGCGGACATCAGCCGGGATGTCATCCCCGCCATGCTCCAGGCCGGCGAGCGCATCCTCGGCTACCGGTTCGACGGGTACTGGGAGGACATCGGCACGGTGGCGCGCTACCTGGAGGCCCACCGCCGCCTCGTCGCGGAGCCGCCCACGCTGAGCCCCGCGCAGATGCCGCACACGCTCACGCCCGGCGGCGCCCGCCACTGGGTGCGCCACGCGGGGGGGCTGCGCCACACGCTCACCGGCGAGGATGTGCGGTGTGAGGGCCAGGCCGAGCGCTCGGTGCTCTTTCCGGGCGTGGTGATTGGCCCGCGCGCGGTGGTGCGCGACAGCGTGGTGTTGCCCGGGGCGCGCATCGACGGGGACAGCCTCGTCGAGGGCAGCATCGTGCTCGATGGGGAGCACGTCCACGGCACCCACCTCCAGAACAGAACGGAATGA
- a CDS encoding trehalose-6-phosphate synthase, with protein sequence MSRERIFLASKRAPVTYHRDVAGTLTAELAPGGTANVVADLASQLGVSWIACAMTEEDRHVATQHPRGMEVKVSAAAPVHLHLLQHAPDVFEDMQEIITADLLWASNNYLWDGWTKPTFDARSHRAWKNFETFTETFAATLLERSKACPNPVYLLHDYQMCGVPQHLRAQRPEAPQLLFVHIPWPSADYWRMLPRPMREGLLRGMLGADVIAFFATRWVRNFLACVEDLLPEARVDYPSATVRWEGRTVRAEAMALGYSPSALDIREGEGAPELAAWVGDRPLVVHSGRTDPIKNAERAVLAFTAALQEDSGLRHARMLVKMNPNRLSVEANHQYRDRAARAVEAANRVLGADTVRFTCTNSVNGTFAALRRADVLLLNSTVDGQNLTAFEGTLFNPRDAVLILSERCGAAEALAHVSRLVNPFDIVEQAQALREALRASPEERAEAAKRRREVVLKYDLPSWVRQQLSSLGLGEATGARR encoded by the coding sequence ATGAGCCGAGAACGCATCTTCCTCGCCAGCAAGCGTGCCCCCGTGACGTACCACCGCGATGTCGCCGGGACGCTCACGGCGGAGCTGGCCCCCGGCGGCACCGCCAACGTGGTGGCCGACCTCGCCAGCCAATTGGGCGTGTCCTGGATTGCCTGCGCCATGACGGAGGAGGACCGGCACGTGGCCACCCAGCACCCCCGGGGCATGGAGGTGAAGGTGAGCGCCGCCGCGCCCGTGCACCTGCACCTGCTCCAGCACGCGCCCGACGTCTTCGAGGACATGCAGGAGATCATCACCGCGGACCTGCTGTGGGCCAGCAACAACTACCTCTGGGATGGCTGGACGAAGCCCACCTTCGACGCGCGCAGCCACCGGGCGTGGAAGAACTTCGAGACCTTCACGGAGACCTTCGCCGCCACGCTGCTGGAGCGCTCGAAGGCGTGCCCCAACCCGGTGTACCTGCTGCACGACTACCAGATGTGCGGGGTGCCCCAGCACCTCCGGGCCCAGCGCCCCGAGGCGCCCCAGCTGCTCTTCGTCCACATCCCCTGGCCCTCGGCGGACTACTGGCGGATGTTGCCCCGGCCCATGCGCGAGGGGCTGCTGCGCGGCATGCTGGGCGCGGACGTCATCGCCTTCTTCGCCACGCGCTGGGTGCGCAACTTCCTGGCCTGTGTGGAGGACCTGCTGCCCGAGGCGCGCGTGGACTATCCCTCCGCCACCGTGCGCTGGGAGGGCCGCACGGTGCGCGCGGAGGCCATGGCGCTCGGCTACAGCCCTTCCGCGCTGGACATCCGCGAGGGCGAGGGCGCCCCGGAGCTGGCCGCATGGGTGGGGGACCGGCCCCTCGTCGTCCACTCGGGCCGCACGGACCCCATCAAGAACGCGGAGCGGGCGGTGCTCGCCTTCACCGCGGCGCTGCAAGAGGACTCCGGGCTGCGCCACGCGCGGATGCTCGTGAAGATGAACCCCAACCGGCTCTCCGTGGAGGCCAACCACCAGTACCGCGACCGGGCGGCCCGGGCCGTGGAGGCGGCCAACCGCGTGCTGGGGGCGGACACGGTGCGGTTCACCTGCACCAACAGCGTGAATGGCACCTTCGCGGCGCTGCGGCGGGCGGACGTGCTGCTGCTCAACTCCACCGTGGATGGGCAGAACCTCACCGCCTTCGAGGGCACGCTGTTCAACCCGCGCGACGCGGTGCTCATCCTCTCGGAGCGCTGCGGCGCGGCCGAGGCGCTCGCCCACGTCTCGCGGCTCGTCAACCCCTTCGACATCGTCGAGCAGGCCCAGGCGCTGCGCGAGGCCCTGCGCGCCTCCCCCGAGGAGCGGGCCGAGGCGGCGAAGCGGCGCCGGGAAGTCGTCCTCAAGTACGACTTGCCCTCATGGGTGCGGCAGCAGCTCTCCAGCCTGGGACTCGGCGAGGCCACCGGGGCACGCCGATGA